AGTTTCTTGTCCTTTCATCTAAATCAACCTCAACAATGCCATTGTTAATGGTAAAAAAACCGTTGAGTGTGAGATGGGGACTGAGGGGAGAATTTTCAAGCGGAGGCCCCGAAAAGCACCTCCGTTTGGTTAAAAACGAATCTTATGCCGTCCGGCGAGGGAGTGGGACAGCGTGGTGCCATCAACCATTTCCAGTTCGCCGCCAACCGGTACGCCATGGGCGATACGGCTCGCTTCTACGTCATACTGCGCGCAGAGCTCGGCGATATAATTGGCAGTGGCTTCCCCCTCGACCGTAGGATTGGTCGCGAGGATCACTTCCTGCATCGATTCGTCACGCAGACGCTGTTCCAGACGATCGAGCCCGATATCATCCGGCCCGATACCATCGAGCGGCGACAGATGGCCCATCAATACGAAATAACGACCGGAAAATTGCCCAGTCTGTTCAATAGCGTAGATGTCCGCAGGACTCTCCACCACGCAGAGCTGACCATTTTCCTTGCGGCGCGGGTTGCTGCAAATGTTGCACACTTCCTGTTCCGTGAAGGTGCGGCAATCGGCGCAGTGGC
This Klebsiella sp. RHBSTW-00484 DNA region includes the following protein-coding sequences:
- the recR gene encoding recombination mediator RecR codes for the protein MQTSPLLTQLMEALRCLPGVGPKSAQRMAFTLLQRDRSGGMRLAQALTRAMSEIGHCADCRTFTEQEVCNICSNPRRKENGQLCVVESPADIYAIEQTGQFSGRYFVLMGHLSPLDGIGPDDIGLDRLEQRLRDESMQEVILATNPTVEGEATANYIAELCAQYDVEASRIAHGVPVGGELEMVDGTTLSHSLAGRHKIRF